The following coding sequences lie in one Bicyclus anynana chromosome 21, ilBicAnyn1.1, whole genome shotgun sequence genomic window:
- the LOC112049380 gene encoding protein serrate → MRARSPRPAPLLLALALACTLQRAAGAGVFELQVLEFSNYRLQLASGACCGAADAAGAPGAAAAAAACAQPCRTRFTLCLKEYQSAAAPGACSFGRAASPVLGTDSFTLADPLYTLALPFSFRWTRSFTLILQAFDDASAAEPADDAGLIEEAWWSGIVEPGAEWHALRHAGAAASVAYRVRVTCQPNYYNSTCTTFCRARDDKFGHYSCTPAGGKRCLPGWQGDNCERPQCKAGCHPAHGRCDAPGECACRPGWRGELCAQCTPYPGCKHGYCNGSSWDCTCDTNWGGILCDQDLNYCGTHEPCRHGGTCENTAPDQYLCTCADGFSGADCERVDNPCAPQPCAHGACALAPGAPGGFACACERGWAGARCDVDADDCASAPCRNGATCRDALDAFACECAAGWRGPACADDVDECAAGELGPCVNAAACNNTAGGYACACLAGWTGRDCELNVDDCAGQCLHGATCIDLVDDFHCACAAGYAGRTCARDVDDCAARPCRHGGECVDLLDAYRCICPVGFSGADCEDDRDHCADAPCGNGAPCYTAQSDYYCHCAPGWTGKNCTQRAAREQPDVCASSPCRNNGSCVPGPAGPVCACAAGWTDATCSSRLEPPCEPACAHGGSCVGEPAPHCACPPGRAGAACDAIAAPAAPAAACSCLHGGSCVARDGAWACVCRAGWEGARCERAAPGCASQPCRHGARCVGGDGWWACECAPGWAGADCGEPACEPACPPPAQCLPAPGGGAPRCVCPAQGRAARGCLELLAGLGAEGGAAAAAPGACGADNGTWWWGCNACRCAAGAPTCTRLWCGLADCLAPAAAPCRADEVCVPAAPALCLRAPCAAPGECRRVAGRRVEPPALPAPAACWPGARGPPPPGCARAELRLARERLLAGAHVERACGALRRALAAALAAREPPAPPLTLLCDVAPDDEDALDLALWVGEEEEGGDASALAAAVRALSELVARRRLAAHPLLAAALRLRVLAAAPAPAPAPGGGALLALAAGAPLLLLGAGAGGALLLRRRRAAAAARARRCCDEEKSNNLQNEENLRRYANPLREEPLRAHSLYKAQNADARNHTPPRDKELTKRALPPPEPPPAAAPAPAAASAPASAPAPAPAARHPPPERLTVLV, encoded by the exons CGCGCGGCGGGGGCGGGCGTGTTCGAGCTGCAAGTTCTCGAGTTCTCCAATTACCGGCTGCAGCTGGCGTCGGGCGCGTGCTGCGGCGCCGCGGACGCCGCCGGTGCGCcgggcgccgccgccgccgccgccgcctgcgCGCAGCCGTGTCGCACGCGCTTCACGCTGTGCCTCAAGGAGTACCAGTCGGCCGCCGCGCCCGGCGCCTGCTCCTTCGGCCGCGCCGCCTCGCCCGTGCTGGGCACCGACTCCTTCACGCTGGCCGACCCGCTCTACACGCTGGCGCTGCCCTTCTCCTTCCGCTGGACGCGCTCCTTCACGCTCATCCTGCAGGCCTTCGACGACGCGAGCGCCGCCGAGCCCGCCGACGACGCCGGCCTCATCGAGGAGGCGTGGTGGTCGGGCATCGTGGAGCCGGGCGCCGAGTGGCACGCGCTGCGGCACGCGGGCGCCGCCGCGTCCGTGGCGTACCGCGTGCGCGTCACGTGCCAGCCCAACTACTACAACTCCACCTGCACCACGTTCTGCCGCGCGCGCGACGACAAGTTCGGCCACTACTCCTGCACGCCGGCGGGCGGCAAGCGCTGCCTGCCCGGCTGGCAGGGCGACAACTGCGAGCGGCCCCAGTGCAAGGCGGGCTGCCACCCGGCGCACGGGCGCTGCGACGCGCCCGGCGAGTGCGCGTGCCGGCCCGGCTGGCGCGGCGAGCTGTGCGCGCAGTGCACGCCCTACCCCGGCTGCAAGCACGGCTACTGCAACGGCTCCTCGTGGGACTGCACGTGCGACACCAACTGGGGCGGCATCCTGTGCGACCAGGACCTCAACTACTGCGGCACGCACGAGCCGTGTCGCCACGGCGGCACCTGCGAGAACACGGCGCCCGACCAGTACCTGTGCACGTGCGCCGACGGCTTCTCGGGCGCCGACTGCGAGCGCGTGGACAACCCGTGCGCGCCGCAGCCCTGCGCGCACGGCGCCTGCGCGCTGGCGCCCGGCGCGCCCGGCGGCTTCGCGTGCGCCTGCGAGCGCGGCTGGGCGGGCGCGCGCTGCGACGTGGACGCCGACGACTGCGCCAGCGCGCCGTGCCGCAACGGCGCCACGTGCCGCGACGCGCTGGACGCCTTCGCATGCGAGTGCGCGGCGGGCTGGCGCGGGCCCGCGTGCGCTGACGACGTGGACGAGTGCGCGGCGGGCGAGCTGGGCCCGTGCGTCAACGCCGCCGCCTGCAACAATACGGCGGGCGGCTACGCGTGCGCCTGCCTGGCCGGCTGGACGGGCCGCGACTGCGAGCTCAACGTGGACGACTGCGCCGGCCAGTGCCTGCACGGCGCCACGTGCATCGACCTGGTGGACGACTTCCACTGCGCGTGCGCCGCGGGGTACGCGGGGCGCACGTGCGCGCGCGACGTGGACGACTGCGCGGCGCGCCCGTGCCGGCACGGCGGCGAGTGCGTGGACCTGCTGGACGCCTACCGCTGCATCTGCCCCGTGGGCTTCTCCGGCGCCGACTGCGAG GACGACCGCGACCACTGCGCCGACGCGCCGTGCGGCAACGGCGCGCCGTGCTACACCGCGCAGAGCGACTACTACTGCCACTGCGCGCCCGGCTGGACCGGCAAGAACTGCACGCAGCGCGCCGCCCGCGAGC AGCCGGACGTGTGCGCGTCCAGCCCGTGCCGCAACAACGGCTCCTGTGTGCCGGGCCCCGCCGGCCCCGTCTGCGCCTGCGCCGCCGGCTGGACCGACGCCACCTGCTCCTCGCGCCTCGAGCCGCCGTGCGAGCCCGCCTGCGCGCACGGCGGCTCCTGCGTCGGCGAGCCCGCGCCGCACTGCGCCTGCCCGCCCGGCCGCGCCGGCGCCGCGTGCGACGCGatcgccgcgcccgccgcgcccgccgccgcctgcTCGTGCCTGCACGGCGGCTCGTGCGTGGCGCGCGACGGCGCCTGGGCCTGCGTCTGCCGCGCCGGCTGGGAGGGCGCCCGCTGCGAGCGCGCGGCGCCGGGCTGCGCGTCCCAGCCGTGCCGCCACGGCGCGCGCTGCGTCGGCGGCGACGGCTGGTGGGCCTGCGAGTGCGCGCCGGGCTGGGCGGGCGCCGACTGCGGCGAGCCGGCCTGCGAGCCCGCCTGCCCGCCGCCCGCGCAGTGTCTGCCGGCGCCCGGCGGCGGCGCGCCGCGCTGCGTGTGCCCCGCGCAGGGCCGGGCGGCGCGCGGCTGCCTGGAGCTGCTGGCGGGGCTGGGCGCGGAGGGCGGCGCGGCAGCGGCGGCGCCGGGCGCGTGCGGCGCGGACAACGGCACGTGGTGGTGGGGCTGCAACGCGTGCCGCTGCGCGGCGGGCGCGCCGACGTGCACGCGGCTGTGGTGCGGGCTGGCCGACTGCCTGGCGCCCGCGGCGGCGCCGTGCCGCGCGGACGAGGTGTGTGTGCCGGCCGCGCCCGCGCTGTGCCTGCGCGCGCCGTGCGCGGCGCCGGGCGAGTGCCGGCGCGTGGCGGGGCGGCGCGTGGAGCCGCCGGCGctgcccgcgcccgccgcgtgCTGGCCGGGCGCGCGCGGGCCGCCGCCGCCGGGCTGCGCGCGCGCCGAGCTGCGGCTGGCGCGCGAGCGGCTGCTGGCGGGCGCGCACGTGGAGCGCGCGTGCGGGGCGCTGCGgcgcgcgctggcggcggcgcTGGCCGCGCGCgagccgcccgcgccgccgctgaCGCTGCTCTGCGACGTGGCGCCCGACGACGAGGACGCGCTCGACCTCGCTCTC TGGGTCGGCGAAGAGGAGGAGGGCGGAGACGCGAGCGCGCTGGCGGCCGCCGTGCGCGCGCTCAGCGAGCTGGTGGCGCGCCGCCGCCTCGCCGCGCACCCGCTGCTGGCCGCCGCGCTGCGCCTGCGCGTgctcgccgccgcgcccgcgcccgcgcccgcgcccggcgGCGGCGCGCTGCTGGCGCTGGCGGCCGGCGCGCCGCTGCTGCTgctgggcgcgggcgcgggcggcgcgctgcTGCTGCgccggcgccgcgccgccgccgccgcgcgcgcgcgccgctgcTGCGACGAGGAGAAGTCCAACAACCTGCAGAACGAGGAGAACCTGCGGCGCTACGCCAACCCGCTGCGCGAGGAGCCCCTGCGCGCGCACTCGCTGTACAAGGCGCAGAACGCGGACGCGCGCAACCACACGCCGCCGCGCGACAAGGAGCTCACCAAGCGCGCGCTGCCGCCGCCcgagccgccgcccgccgccgcgcccgcgcccgccgccgcctccgcgcccgcctccgcgcccgcgcccgcgcccgccgcgcgccaCCCGCCGCCCGAGCGCCTCACCGTGCTGGTGTAG